In one Komagataeibacter sp. FNDCR2 genomic region, the following are encoded:
- a CDS encoding IS5 family transposase: MWTSEQRGRMARIIRKMKRYPSDMTDEEWERIAPLMPRPGRRGRPREIEFREVINAVRYLVRSGCGWRMLPIHFGHWRTVYGWFRELARRFLFQTIHDVELMMDRAQTGRDASPTAAVIYSQSIKAPHAETRGYDAGKKVVGRKRHIAVDTDGRLLMINLTSADISDSAGAQIILDAIRKRWPWVKHLFADGAYDRLRLMDKAAYLDFVLEIIRRREGARGFEVLPRRWVVERTFGWMTRWRRLVWDYERRIDVSKAMILVAMGANLMRRNVHP; this comes from the coding sequence ATGTGGACGTCAGAGCAGAGGGGCCGGATGGCCAGGATCATCCGAAAGATGAAACGCTATCCGTCTGACATGACGGACGAGGAATGGGAGCGGATCGCGCCTTTGATGCCACGTCCCGGACGTCGTGGAAGGCCGCGCGAAATTGAGTTCCGCGAGGTTATCAACGCGGTGCGCTATCTGGTGCGTTCGGGCTGTGGCTGGCGGATGCTGCCGATCCACTTCGGGCACTGGCGGACTGTTTACGGCTGGTTCCGTGAACTGGCCCGACGCTTTCTGTTCCAGACCATCCATGACGTGGAACTGATGATGGACCGGGCTCAGACAGGCCGCGACGCCAGCCCTACGGCAGCAGTGATCTACAGCCAAAGCATCAAGGCGCCTCACGCGGAAACAAGAGGCTACGACGCCGGCAAGAAGGTCGTCGGCCGCAAGCGCCACATTGCCGTCGATACAGATGGACGCCTGTTGATGATCAATCTTACCTCTGCCGACATCTCGGACAGTGCAGGTGCCCAGATAATCCTGGATGCCATCCGCAAACGCTGGCCTTGGGTGAAGCACCTGTTCGCCGATGGCGCCTACGATCGGCTCAGGCTCATGGATAAGGCGGCTTATCTCGACTTCGTTCTTGAAATCATCCGCCGCCGCGAGGGCGCGAGAGGTTTTGAGGTACTGCCGCGCCGATGGGTCGTGGAGCGAACCTTCGGCTGGATGACCAGATGGCGGCGCCTGGTTTGGGATTACGAACGTCGCATCGACGTGTCAAAGGCCATGATTCTCGTCGCCATGGGGGCCAATCTCATGCGCAGAAACGTTCACCCGTGA
- a CDS encoding NAD(P)-dependent oxidoreductase: MKVLVAGASGALGRPLITRLQDAGHEVWGLAHRPDSLEAIERLGACPVKADALDRAGIFTLVEQIRPEVVIDQLTSLPASPFDLSARIPADCRLRLEGGSHLFDAARTWHVRRYIQQLSGFYLDGGEELATEASPLRVNAPGTIGESARMYAALEKRVMSAPMMEGIGLRYGFFYGPGTWYWPDGAFSRHLEQGEVSLIGAGRSIFSFIHVDDAARATVAALTAPTGIYNIVDSQPTKISEWLPAYADWIGANVPSNLGEQEALRLIGEESIYYQNSLTGACNRKALNMLGFHPQRLPWLDR, encoded by the coding sequence ATGAAGGTTCTTGTCGCTGGCGCCAGCGGCGCATTGGGTCGCCCGCTGATCACGCGCCTGCAGGACGCGGGGCATGAAGTCTGGGGACTGGCCCACCGCCCTGACAGCCTTGAAGCAATTGAAAGGCTTGGCGCATGTCCCGTGAAGGCCGATGCGCTCGACCGGGCTGGCATTTTCACACTTGTCGAGCAAATTCGCCCGGAAGTGGTCATCGACCAGCTTACCTCCCTTCCCGCCAGCCCTTTCGATCTGTCCGCACGCATCCCCGCCGACTGCAGGCTGCGTCTGGAAGGGGGCAGCCATCTGTTCGATGCTGCCCGGACCTGGCACGTGCGGCGCTATATCCAGCAGTTGTCAGGATTTTATCTGGATGGCGGAGAGGAACTGGCGACGGAGGCTTCGCCGCTGAGGGTCAATGCTCCGGGCACGATCGGTGAAAGTGCCCGCATGTATGCGGCACTGGAAAAGCGGGTTATGAGTGCGCCGATGATGGAAGGCATCGGGCTCCGTTACGGGTTCTTCTACGGCCCCGGCACCTGGTACTGGCCAGATGGCGCGTTCAGCCGCCATCTTGAACAGGGCGAAGTTTCCCTGATCGGCGCGGGCCGCAGCATATTTTCTTTCATTCATGTGGACGATGCTGCCCGGGCGACGGTAGCGGCACTAACAGCCCCAACGGGGATCTACAACATTGTCGACAGTCAGCCGACAAAAATATCCGAATGGTTGCCAGCCTATGCAGACTGGATCGGCGCAAATGTTCCGTCCAATCTGGGCGAGCAGGAGGCCCTGCGCCTGATAGGCGAGGAAAGCATCTATTACCAGAACAGTCTGACGGGCGCGTGCAATCGAAAGGCCCTGAATATGCTGGGTTTCCATCCGCAGCGGCTTCCGTGGCTCGATAGGTGA
- a CDS encoding IS5 family transposase codes for MGYDTDLTDEQWRLIRRHIPKAKHGGRPRETSMRRVVDAIMYVVTHGCKWRGLPKDFPPWRTVYGYFADLQKRGRWRKIHYDLYSMVRKAAGRDEQPSLLVIDSQSVKTGKCASAETRGYDGGKRVKGRKRFIATDSLGLLVDVSMTTANRHDTKGGKKVLDKYRKRVKKSRVEKVVADKGFRGNLLTGFVKSAFKAVLEIGQNHTTAKTGFVPAKNRWVVERGFAWLGDYRRLTIDYERKLAHSCTMVRLAFIRLMLRRLVPV; via the coding sequence ATGGGCTACGACACGGACCTCACTGACGAACAGTGGAGGCTAATCAGGCGTCACATCCCAAAGGCGAAGCATGGTGGTCGTCCGAGGGAAACCAGTATGCGCCGGGTAGTCGATGCCATCATGTATGTGGTGACGCATGGCTGCAAATGGCGTGGGTTGCCTAAGGATTTCCCACCGTGGCGAACGGTTTACGGCTACTTTGCTGACCTGCAAAAGCGTGGCCGATGGCGGAAAATCCACTACGACCTATACAGCATGGTGAGAAAAGCCGCCGGTAGGGATGAGCAGCCCTCTTTACTCGTAATTGACAGTCAAAGCGTCAAAACGGGCAAATGCGCCAGCGCCGAGACCCGAGGGTATGACGGCGGCAAGCGCGTGAAGGGCCGTAAGCGATTCATTGCGACCGATAGCCTTGGCCTGTTGGTTGATGTTTCCATGACCACGGCCAACCGCCACGATACCAAGGGCGGGAAGAAGGTTTTGGACAAATACCGAAAGCGGGTGAAGAAATCCCGTGTCGAAAAGGTTGTGGCTGACAAGGGTTTTCGAGGGAATCTCCTCACTGGCTTTGTCAAAAGCGCCTTCAAAGCCGTGCTGGAGATAGGGCAAAACCATACCACGGCCAAGACCGGGTTCGTGCCCGCCAAAAACAGATGGGTGGTAGAACGAGGCTTCGCTTGGCTTGGTGATTACCGGCGGTTAACCATAGATTATGAGCGGAAACTTGCTCATAGTTGTACGATGGTGCGACTGGCCTTCATACGCTTGATGCTGAGAAGGCTGGTGCCCGTGTAG
- a CDS encoding transposase domain-containing protein: protein MLTREWATVREMADMGLPGIPDARAMQERANRAGWKRPEWRNISWRPREGSGGGVEYHYQVLDRVAQLAWVTRFQDMSEANERARIADDDQRYAEEWRWFEQKHEGQKAKALTILGYLDRIERLTDSGLSVEEAVHEVRLAANLSRTTVMNWRRRVAGVPRPHWLPFLVSKCQGNPGRRALCDERALDIFKSLWLRPEKPTIAACYDDLKQIAKAEGLTVPSQRTFARWMKELDPMVVTLARGGRESLKEMLPAQERDRSYMHALEAVNADGHKWDIFVLWPDGTIARPMMACWQDLYSNLILSWRIDKSENTDVIQLALGDMVEKWGIPNEAYLDNGRAFASKRLTGGAKTRFRFKVTEDEINGIMTVLGIKIHWTQPYSGRSKPIERAFGDMESRISKDVRFSGAYVGKNPLAKPENYRSRAIPLEEFLKIVSEGIQKHNARPNRNTAVCAGKRSFLDAFMESVAVHPVKRATEAQRHLWLRAGHKVTTHKKDGSIQFMRSRYYAPFLAEHLGSGPINLLN, encoded by the coding sequence ATGCTGACGCGGGAATGGGCAACCGTCCGTGAAATGGCGGACATGGGACTGCCCGGTATTCCTGATGCACGAGCAATGCAGGAGCGGGCCAATAGGGCCGGATGGAAGCGTCCCGAATGGCGCAATATCTCATGGCGTCCGCGCGAGGGTTCGGGCGGTGGCGTGGAATACCACTATCAAGTTCTGGATCGTGTCGCCCAGTTGGCGTGGGTCACGCGGTTTCAGGATATGTCCGAGGCCAACGAACGGGCGCGTATTGCTGATGACGACCAGCGGTATGCCGAGGAATGGCGCTGGTTCGAGCAGAAGCATGAGGGGCAGAAGGCCAAAGCGCTGACGATCCTCGGCTATCTGGATCGCATCGAGCGCCTGACCGACAGCGGCCTGTCAGTCGAGGAAGCGGTGCATGAGGTCCGCCTTGCGGCCAACCTGTCGCGCACCACGGTCATGAACTGGCGGCGTCGGGTGGCTGGCGTGCCGCGTCCCCACTGGCTTCCGTTCCTTGTCAGCAAATGCCAAGGCAATCCCGGCAGGCGTGCCCTGTGCGATGAACGGGCACTGGACATCTTCAAGTCATTGTGGCTCCGGCCTGAAAAGCCGACCATTGCGGCCTGCTATGATGATCTGAAACAGATCGCGAAAGCCGAGGGGCTGACCGTTCCCAGCCAGCGGACCTTTGCCCGCTGGATGAAGGAACTGGACCCGATGGTCGTGACGCTGGCGCGTGGCGGCAGAGAGAGCCTGAAGGAGATGCTGCCAGCGCAGGAGCGTGACCGTTCCTACATGCACGCACTGGAAGCGGTGAATGCCGATGGCCACAAGTGGGACATATTCGTCCTGTGGCCGGATGGGACCATCGCACGCCCCATGATGGCCTGCTGGCAAGACCTGTATTCCAACCTGATCCTGTCATGGCGCATTGACAAGTCTGAGAATACCGACGTGATCCAGCTTGCGCTGGGTGACATGGTGGAGAAATGGGGCATCCCGAACGAGGCATATCTCGATAACGGCCGCGCCTTCGCATCCAAACGCCTGACAGGCGGTGCAAAGACGCGCTTTCGGTTCAAGGTCACGGAAGACGAGATCAACGGTATCATGACCGTGCTGGGGATCAAGATACACTGGACCCAGCCCTATTCCGGCCGGTCAAAGCCGATTGAACGCGCCTTCGGGGATATGGAAAGCCGGATTTCCAAGGATGTACGGTTCTCTGGTGCATATGTGGGCAAGAACCCGCTGGCCAAGCCGGAGAACTACCGTTCCAGGGCGATCCCGCTTGAGGAGTTTCTCAAGATCGTCTCAGAGGGCATTCAGAAGCACAATGCACGCCCTAACCGGAATACGGCAGTGTGCGCCGGGAAAAGGAGCTTTCTGGATGCGTTCATGGAAAGTGTGGCGGTCCACCCGGTCAAGCGGGCAACGGAAGCGCAGCGGCATCTATGGCTGCGTGCGGGGCATAAGGTCACGACCCACAAGAAGGATGGCTCCATCCAGTTCATGCGCAGTCGTTACTATGCGCCTTTCCTTGCCGAACACCTAGGCTCAGGACCTATTAATTTGTTGAATTGA
- a CDS encoding PH domain-containing protein, which translates to MENDEDHDEREIIKFSFSNRYYLTGPVRFCAGLFMVWLPALRRYTLTDQRLRIEIGVLSKHEDEIELYRIKDVHYRASLFERMMGIGNIEITSTQVGGNYLYVKAIKNPRRVRELIRDTVQKSRRRHGTREFDNFSDN; encoded by the coding sequence ATGGAAAATGACGAAGATCATGATGAAAGAGAGATCATAAAGTTTTCTTTTTCAAATCGCTACTATCTGACAGGGCCGGTACGTTTTTGTGCTGGCCTATTTATGGTTTGGTTGCCCGCTTTACGGCGCTACACCTTGACCGACCAGCGATTGAGGATCGAAATCGGGGTTTTGTCCAAACATGAGGACGAAATCGAGTTGTATCGAATTAAGGATGTACATTATCGAGCCTCTCTTTTTGAGAGGATGATGGGCATAGGAAATATTGAAATTACCTCTACCCAAGTCGGAGGTAATTATCTTTATGTAAAAGCCATTAAAAACCCTCGTCGTGTTCGTGAATTAATTAGGGATACTGTGCAGAAATCCAGACGACGGCATGGCACCCGTGAGTTTGATAATTTTAGCGATAATTAA
- a CDS encoding VOC family protein translates to MKLNHINLYSHDTEADRAMFEQYFGLRTLVVRGTKMAIMQDNDGLVLIVNHFDNKLEGFDYPKQFDILYIGFIQKSREDVDALYKRLSGNGWKVQVPRDAHGAWSFYFRAKGGYFIENTTLTPVRPVEAYQGNP, encoded by the coding sequence ATGAAGCTGAACCACATCAACCTCTACAGCCACGATACTGAGGCTGATCGCGCAATGTTCGAACAGTATTTCGGCCTGCGCACTCTCGTTGTGCGAGGAACCAAGATGGCCATCATGCAGGACAATGATGGGCTGGTGCTGATCGTCAATCATTTCGACAACAAGCTCGAAGGCTTCGATTATCCCAAGCAATTCGACATCCTGTACATTGGTTTCATCCAAAAGTCTCGCGAGGACGTCGATGCTCTATATAAGCGCCTGAGCGGGAACGGCTGGAAGGTGCAGGTACCACGCGACGCACATGGCGCGTGGTCTTTCTACTTTCGAGCGAAGGGTGGCTACTTCATCGAAAACACGACACTAACGCCGGTTCGGCCCGTAGAAGCGTATCAGGGAAACCCATAA
- a CDS encoding RNase A-like domain-containing protein encodes MAGATGLLAAPEPLLSKVGGIALAAHGVDMMTAGRRAWNTGTPPQTRTEHAVRAAALKAHAPPAIANLAGAAADALIPGGPLHAAGSFAATRAIRVASADAGRLTSRHADITTEHFHRPSPYTPQPPRPPTNQNLLSPHRQKWLNLDHHEAPLHDRKKGGGHVLLKHVDPTDEYIERRFTKDKHLVVSFFTSKEEAEHAIHQALRACLKNRSDVIQAQDVDVRAEGPDGQDHPKDETLSV; translated from the coding sequence ATGGCGGGGGCCACGGGCCTGCTGGCCGCCCCGGAACCGTTGCTCAGCAAAGTGGGCGGCATTGCGCTTGCCGCCCACGGCGTTGACATGATGACCGCCGGACGGCGTGCATGGAACACCGGCACACCACCACAGACCCGGACCGAACATGCGGTCCGCGCCGCGGCCCTGAAGGCGCATGCGCCCCCTGCTATTGCCAATCTGGCAGGTGCGGCTGCGGACGCCCTGATCCCGGGCGGACCGCTTCATGCAGCGGGGTCTTTCGCGGCCACTCGGGCCATTCGCGTGGCCTCAGCGGATGCAGGCCGACTGACCTCCCGGCATGCCGACATCACGACGGAGCACTTCCACCGGCCTTCGCCATATACCCCTCAACCGCCAAGACCGCCTACCAACCAGAACCTTCTCTCACCCCATCGACAGAAGTGGCTCAATCTCGACCACCATGAAGCGCCGTTACATGACCGTAAAAAGGGAGGCGGCCATGTCTTGCTCAAGCACGTCGATCCAACCGACGAATATATCGAACGCCGGTTCACAAAGGATAAACATCTTGTTGTTTCATTCTTCACGTCGAAGGAAGAAGCCGAACATGCTATTCACCAGGCTCTAAGAGCCTGTTTGAAAAATCGGTCTGATGTGATTCAAGCTCAGGATGTGGACGTCAGAGCAGAGGGGCCGGATGGCCAGGATCATCCGAAAGATGAAACGCTATCCGTCTGA
- a CDS encoding RES domain-containing protein, which translates to MRFTGRVFRAHNPRWSFTALSGDGAALHGGRFNPVGIPALYTSLRMETAWLEAQQGFPFKPQPLNICAYDVDSEPVLDLTDPSNLDNLGFSSFALACPWEDLSDQGKTPPSWELAKALITGGMAGIIVPSFAPGATENDRNLVFWNWSGDPPSRAAVIDDESACRQPQPHGHKRTRE; encoded by the coding sequence GTGAGATTTACCGGCCGGGTATTCCGGGCTCATAATCCCCGCTGGTCTTTCACCGCATTATCAGGCGACGGTGCGGCGCTTCATGGAGGTCGGTTCAATCCGGTCGGCATACCTGCCCTTTACACATCACTTCGGATGGAGACAGCCTGGCTTGAAGCCCAGCAGGGTTTTCCATTCAAGCCGCAGCCTCTCAATATCTGTGCCTATGATGTCGATAGCGAGCCTGTCCTCGATCTGACCGACCCGTCCAATCTTGATAATCTCGGTTTCTCCTCCTTCGCCCTCGCCTGTCCCTGGGAAGACCTTTCCGACCAAGGCAAGACGCCGCCGTCATGGGAACTGGCAAAGGCGCTCATAACCGGCGGGATGGCTGGCATTATCGTCCCGAGCTTTGCCCCTGGAGCGACGGAAAATGACAGAAATCTCGTCTTCTGGAATTGGTCAGGCGATCCTCCCTCCCGCGCGGCTGTCATTGACGACGAGAGCGCCTGCCGGCAACCGCAGCCTCATGGCCATAAACGGACGAGAGAGTGA
- a CDS encoding helix-turn-helix transcriptional regulator, with product MAQKPCGMHVEDIKAALRQQYGSLVSISQQLGLNPNAISATLSRPGYSVKTERRIAQLLGMKPHELFPDRFHADGSPISYVVDRKPTRRIPASLRQNGVAA from the coding sequence ATGGCACAGAAGCCATGCGGAATGCACGTGGAAGACATCAAGGCCGCGCTGCGCCAGCAGTACGGCAGTCTTGTCAGCATTTCCCAGCAGTTGGGCCTGAACCCCAACGCCATCAGCGCAACCCTTTCCCGCCCAGGCTATTCCGTCAAGACGGAGCGGCGCATTGCCCAGCTTCTGGGCATGAAGCCCCATGAGCTTTTCCCTGATCGTTTCCATGCGGATGGCTCCCCGATTTCGTATGTCGTTGATCGGAAGCCTACCCGCCGGATTCCGGCCAGTCTGCGTCAAAACGGGGTGGCAGCATGA
- a CDS encoding XRE family transcriptional regulator, whose protein sequence is MPEQLPEPEDFHPEDRDLAVKERAERLRVAVKGAGGNAQVAIRAQINLGTLNNYIAGRDMKASAMIALAKACGVSLDWLATGEGPEKPNEIPTITSAQSFGDQDLVPVRYYGVRASAGFGTLCDTEAAKDVILIPRSVLGAAFGVHGNNIVSMHATGDSMTPTISSGDGLFIDTTPSDKLFGIYVLSVYGTVLVKRLSVRAGGTLLITSDNPIYPPEEVPLDSIRWGQADEDHPTAIIGRVIVRFHSMP, encoded by the coding sequence ATGCCCGAGCAGCTGCCAGAGCCTGAAGATTTCCACCCCGAAGATAGGGACTTGGCCGTAAAAGAGCGCGCAGAACGTTTGCGGGTGGCGGTCAAGGGAGCTGGGGGAAATGCACAAGTGGCTATTCGTGCGCAGATAAACCTAGGCACCTTAAATAACTACATCGCGGGTCGTGACATGAAGGCAAGCGCGATGATTGCGCTTGCAAAAGCCTGTGGTGTCTCTCTGGATTGGCTCGCTACAGGCGAAGGGCCAGAGAAGCCCAATGAAATACCCACGATCACATCGGCGCAGAGCTTTGGAGACCAAGACCTAGTTCCCGTTCGGTATTATGGCGTCCGCGCTTCAGCTGGATTCGGAACACTCTGCGATACCGAGGCCGCAAAAGACGTTATACTTATACCACGTTCTGTATTGGGTGCCGCTTTCGGCGTTCATGGAAACAATATTGTTTCCATGCATGCGACAGGTGATAGCATGACACCAACCATTAGCAGTGGTGATGGTCTTTTTATTGATACGACGCCATCAGATAAATTGTTTGGTATCTATGTCCTGAGCGTCTATGGCACTGTCTTGGTCAAGCGCCTATCGGTGAGAGCTGGAGGCACTCTGCTCATTACCAGCGACAATCCAATCTATCCCCCGGAGGAGGTTCCTCTCGACTCAATTCGGTGGGGACAGGCGGATGAAGACCATCCGACCGCCATTATCGGGCGTGTGATTGTTCGCTTCCACAGCATGCCCTAA
- a CDS encoding cupin domain-containing protein, with product MRKFIALGAIAASFCTHSLHAATRVTPLTAHDLQGIPGREGAMLTVDYGPGDSDPIHRHNASVFVYVLKGTVIMQVKGGEPVTLKEGQTFFEGPNDVHLVGRNASQTEPARFLAFFVKDKTAPFVFPAN from the coding sequence ATGCGTAAGTTTATTGCTCTGGGTGCCATAGCTGCAAGTTTCTGCACCCATTCCCTTCACGCGGCCACCAGGGTCACGCCCCTGACAGCACATGATCTGCAAGGCATTCCCGGCAGGGAAGGTGCCATGCTGACAGTCGATTACGGGCCCGGAGATTCAGATCCGATCCACAGGCACAATGCCTCGGTATTTGTGTATGTGCTGAAAGGAACCGTCATCATGCAGGTCAAGGGCGGGGAGCCCGTTACGCTGAAAGAAGGGCAGACATTCTTCGAAGGACCGAACGATGTCCATCTCGTCGGACGCAATGCCAGCCAGACGGAGCCCGCCCGTTTCCTTGCGTTCTTCGTCAAGGACAAGACTGCGCCCTTCGTTTTTCCTGCAAATTGA
- a CDS encoding DUF1493 family protein has product MVKSYEDALSEILSFISEQVPGPKPRELTENTTLRGDLRMHSDDAEKLMCRYFERFDVSAQNFDFEKYFPEEGEGIIGALLFGFLNRKRSKADPKPLTIAMLAHAASVGAWV; this is encoded by the coding sequence ATGGTAAAATCTTACGAAGACGCGCTATCTGAAATCTTGTCATTTATCTCTGAGCAAGTTCCCGGCCCGAAACCCCGCGAATTGACAGAAAATACGACACTGCGAGGCGATCTTCGTATGCACAGCGATGACGCTGAGAAGCTAATGTGCCGTTATTTTGAGCGCTTTGATGTAAGCGCTCAAAATTTTGATTTCGAAAAATATTTCCCAGAAGAGGGTGAAGGAATCATAGGCGCACTGCTATTCGGCTTTCTGAATAGAAAGCGTTCTAAAGCAGATCCCAAACCCCTGACTATAGCCATGTTGGCGCACGCAGCCTCTGTTGGTGCTTGGGTCTAA
- a CDS encoding Rrf2 family transcriptional regulator — protein MTLYGASTEYVLHSLLWLVDNPEPVSSLDLAELQDIPAAFVAKLLPKLEKAGVLAASEGLKGGYRLARPAGEISVLAIVDAVEGQKSLFNCQEIRGRCALFDQRPPEWATRGVCGIHGVMLRAEQAMRRELAETSLADLARSVRNKAPAPFFGEAQSWFDERVQTRRTRKVRQRRRSANS, from the coding sequence ATGACACTTTATGGCGCAAGCACCGAATATGTCCTGCACAGCCTGCTATGGCTGGTCGATAATCCTGAACCTGTCAGCAGCCTTGATCTGGCGGAACTGCAGGATATCCCTGCGGCGTTTGTCGCCAAGCTGCTTCCCAAGCTGGAAAAGGCAGGGGTTCTCGCCGCGTCCGAAGGTCTGAAAGGCGGTTACAGGCTGGCCAGGCCGGCCGGGGAAATCAGCGTGCTGGCCATTGTGGATGCGGTTGAAGGCCAGAAGAGCCTTTTCAACTGCCAGGAAATCCGTGGTCGCTGCGCCCTTTTCGATCAACGGCCACCCGAATGGGCGACACGGGGCGTGTGCGGAATTCATGGCGTTATGCTGCGGGCCGAGCAGGCCATGCGGCGGGAGCTGGCGGAGACATCGCTTGCCGATCTGGCCAGATCAGTCCGCAACAAGGCCCCTGCCCCCTTCTTTGGAGAGGCACAGTCATGGTTCGACGAACGTGTTCAGACCCGTCGGACCCGCAAGGTCAGGCAACGCAGAAGATCAGCGAACTCCTGA
- a CDS encoding antitoxin Xre/MbcA/ParS toxin-binding domain-containing protein, which yields MSEITFLADAFDPSGLIAAERLSNMLHITRSELAATLGLSRDAVSKSARLGRPATQARLRDMVEILNRVRPWAGSAQQAFAWYRSQPLPSFGDQTAEALVREGRADAVRRYLDRIATGGYT from the coding sequence ATGTCCGAGATCACATTCCTCGCCGACGCCTTCGATCCATCAGGGCTGATCGCGGCGGAACGGCTGAGCAATATGCTACACATCACGAGGAGTGAACTGGCCGCCACGCTGGGCCTGTCACGTGACGCCGTCTCCAAAAGCGCCCGCCTCGGCCGTCCCGCCACCCAGGCGAGGCTGCGAGACATGGTCGAGATCCTCAATCGCGTCCGACCATGGGCCGGTTCAGCCCAGCAGGCTTTTGCCTGGTACCGATCACAACCCTTGCCCTCCTTCGGTGATCAGACTGCCGAGGCGCTCGTCCGGGAGGGACGCGCCGATGCCGTCCGACGTTACCTGGATCGGATTGCGACCGGCGGTTACACGTGA
- a CDS encoding ParB N-terminal domain-containing protein has protein sequence MNVKRIKLADIDPRIEGRIRPINEGYAEILVGSFKERGQDTAIEVRHGSGEEGAPKYILVAGGHRFRAAELAEWTDINASISKLNADEARLKEIDENLLRQELDVLSRARSLYERKELYLKLHPETRDGVNRHSRFATVANPAPRFAVDAADRMGVSERTIHGYISLYRALQPETVKALQGTTLADDRAELLYIGKIESPIEQVSIVKKALEAEKKPSELAVAPTPIPTEAMWIKLGKKEAARVLRLDMSARRVLLDELVKAKVITRDQIVMEGAA, from the coding sequence ATGAACGTCAAAAGGATCAAGCTGGCGGACATTGATCCCCGGATTGAGGGGCGCATCCGTCCGATCAATGAAGGCTATGCCGAGATACTGGTAGGCAGCTTCAAGGAGCGCGGGCAGGATACCGCCATTGAGGTCCGCCATGGATCGGGTGAGGAAGGCGCGCCCAAGTATATTCTGGTTGCCGGTGGCCATCGCTTCCGCGCAGCGGAACTGGCGGAATGGACTGACATCAACGCCAGCATCAGCAAGCTGAATGCCGATGAAGCGCGGCTCAAGGAGATTGATGAAAACCTGTTGCGGCAGGAACTGGATGTGCTGTCGCGGGCGCGGAGCCTGTATGAGCGGAAGGAGCTTTACCTCAAGCTGCACCCGGAAACCCGCGATGGGGTGAACCGACATTCTAGGTTTGCAACCGTTGCAAACCCTGCCCCCCGCTTCGCCGTTGATGCTGCCGACCGCATGGGCGTGAGTGAACGCACCATTCATGGGTATATTTCGCTGTATCGCGCTCTTCAGCCGGAAACCGTGAAGGCATTGCAGGGCACTACACTGGCCGACGACCGTGCGGAACTGCTGTATATTGGCAAGATAGAAAGCCCAATCGAGCAGGTTTCCATCGTTAAGAAGGCGCTCGAAGCCGAAAAAAAGCCGTCTGAATTAGCTGTTGCACCCACGCCCATCCCGACCGAAGCGATGTGGATCAAGCTGGGCAAGAAAGAAGCGGCCCGCGTGCTGAGACTGGATATGTCTGCGCGGCGCGTCCTTCTGGATGAACTGGTCAAGGCCAAGGTCATCACCCGCGATCAGATTGTTATGGAAGGTGCGGCATGA